The sequence ccaccaacctaggcctcccgagtagttgagattacaggcgtgagctaccgcgccagCCTGTGCAAGCTCTTTAAATTAAGTTTCCTGTTACCTGTGTCCAGAGACACCCTCGTGGCCATTTCCCACCTACTCAGGTCCCCATGCTCACCAGCAGGGCCCGCACTGCCTCAGTCAcagcctccttctcttcttccagtCTCCGGATCTCCTCCCGCAGCTGCCTCAGCTCCTGCCATGTCGAGATCTGGGGTGGATGTAAGAGGAAAGGAGGTGAAGCAGCCATCGCCCCAACCTTCTCTCTGGAGCCCACTGGCCATCCGGACCTGCGGCGGAGTGAGGCAGAGATCCCTACCTAGCCCTCAGTGGccatcctcccctcctccccttcagTACTGGAATGCCTTGAGGTTCAGCTGGCCACACAGTGCCCAGAATTCAGACATattggccgagcacagtggctcatgcctataatcccagaactctgggaggctgaggtgggtggatcacttgagatcaggagttcaagactagcctggtcgacatggtgaaatcccatctctactaaaaatacaaaaattacccaggcgtgatggcaggcacctgtaatcccagctactcaggaggctgaggcaggaggattacttgaaaccaggaagcagaggttgcactgagccaagatcatgccactacacactccagcctgggcagcaagagtgaaactctgtctcaaaaaagaaaaaaaaaaaaaaaatctctcaactagcactttaaaaaatcatgcctgggtgcagcactttgggaggcctaggtgggaggcttgcttgagcgagttcaggagttccagaccagcctcggtaacatagggagacctgcttctacaaaatttttttttttttgagacagagtctcactctgtcacccaggctggagtgtagtggcacgatcttggctcactacaacctctgcctcccaggttcaggcgattctcctgccttagcctcctgagtagctgggactacaggtatgcgccactgccacctggctaatttttgtactttttaatagaggcagggtttcaccatattggccaggctggtctggaactcccggcctcaagcaatctgcctgccttggcctcccaaagtgctgggattacaggtgtgagccatagcacccgtcctctaccaaaaaaattctaaaaaaaattagctgggtgacagattgacaccctgtctcaaaaacaaaaaaacggttaaaatatacataatacgggaggctgaggcaggtggatcatttgaacccaggagttcgagaccagcctgggcaacacggagaaaccctgtctctacaaaaattagctgggcatggtggcacacgcttctaatcccagctacttgtgcaCTGCTGTTGGGAGTGTATATAAAGTGGTACAGCTGCCATGAAACTTGgtacaccagcctggccaacatggtgaaaccccatctctactaaaaatacaaaaattaggcagctgtggtgggacatgcctgtaatcccagctactcaggaggctgaggtgggaggattgcttgtgcttgagcctgggaagtctcACGGAGCctgagaggctgctgtgagccaagatcatgccactgcactccagcgtgggtgacagagtgagactttgtctccaaaaaaaaaaaaaaaaattttgtttttgaggaactgccatactttTTTCCATGGCAGCTGTACCACTTTGTATatacattcccaacagcaatgcACAACGATTCCGACGTTTCCACAACAcaattcttgccaacacttgtcattttctgctttgtttttaataatagctacttGAGGCCGgttgcagtggttcacacctgtaatcccagcactttgggaggctgaggcgggtggatcacaaagtcaggagttcgagaccagcctggccaagatggtaaaaccctgtctctactaaaaatacaaaaattagctgggggtggaggcgggcacctgtaatcccagttacttgggaggctgaggcaggagaattgcttgaacccaggaggcggaggttgcagtgagccaagattgcgccactgcactctagcctgggcaacagagcaagactccatctcaaacaaacaaacaaacaaaaaacaagaagctACTCAAATGCATGTCTAAActaccattttgaaaatgaagagagtagccaggcacgatggctcacgcctgtaatcccagcattttgggaggccatggcaagtggatcatttgaagttaggagttcgagaccagcctggccaacatggcaaaacctctctctactaaaaatacaaaaattagtccagtgTGTTGGTGCACgactataaccccagctacttggaaggccgaggcacgagaatcgcttgaacccaggaggtggaggttgcagtgacccgagattgcgcaactgcactcaggcctgggcgacagaggaagactcagtctcaaaagaacaaacaaaaaaaacccctcccccccaaaaaaaacaactAGCACTTTACAAATGAAAGAGAATATAATTAAAGAACAAGAACGCATCACACGTGGTAAGAGCAAGGATTGTTAATGAAACTAGTTTCAATTTTGGGTGTGTGTCTGCATCAGGatgtgaaatgtatttcttactctTGGCCACAAAGTTTGAAAAACCCTGCTAAAGGATGTGACGCTCTAAATTATCTACATGGCCATCAAATGGAATTTTCCATCCTACCTCCAGGCTTTTGTATATTCTGGTCCCCTACTTGGGATActcttctcccctcttccctggCAATTTCTCAATCCACGGATCTTTGTTTAATGCCACCTCCTCTGAGAAGTCCTCCCAGGCTGTCCTCCACTTTGCCTTCACAGCATTTACCACAGATTATAATGAGTACATATCTGTCTCTATGAATTCGATTACTCTAGGTAGTCAAATTTACCAGAGATTGTAATTAGTATATATGTAGagttgtatgtatatatgtagagatTGTAATTAGTATATATGTAGAGTGGTATGTATGttttagcagggcatggtggctcacatctgtactcctagcattttgggaggccaaggcaggtggatcacttgaggtcaagagtttgagaccagcctggccaacatggtgaaaccccatctctactaaaaatacaaaaagtaggcaggtgtggtggcgcgtgcctgtaatcccagctactcgggaggctgaggtgggagaatcacttcaacctgggaagcggaagtcgcagtgagcccagatcgtaccactgcactccagcctgggagacaagagcaaaactccatctcagaaaaaaaaaaagtcttttgctAGACTGTGAACTCAGATCATGACAGGGCACAGGGGGGTAGTTAAGATTGTggggtctgggtgtggtggctcatgccagtgatctcagcattttgtgaggccagagtgggaaaatcacttgggcgcaggagttcaagaccagcctgggcaacatagtaagtccctgtctcaacaaaaaatacaaaaggttagccgggcgtggtggtatctgcctgtagtcccagctacacgggaggctgagtgggaggattatttgagctcagaagttcaaggttgtagtgagctagaattgtaccactgtactccatcctgggcgacagaacaagaccctatctcttaaaaaaacaaccaaaaaaagtggATTCTGGGCCAGAAAGCACAGGTTAAAATTCCCACTCTGCCACTTCCCAGTTGCATGACCTAGCGCAAGTGAATTAGCTTCTCGGAGCCTTAGTTCCTCTgataaaaagggagaaataatGGCACCGacttcatagagttgttgtgaaaattaaacgAGGTAAAAGTGAATAAAGCACTTCAAACAGGCTGGTAGGGGAGTCTAAGAGAGGAATGGGAAGAAGTGGGGACCCCACTATCCTTAGCACCTCAACAGAGATATCGTGAACCCGGTCCTAATTCCCTAAGTGGtagcaattttattattattcaccaCATAATTCAACATAGCAGTTGCACCTTAAGTATCAGGTTAATAGAACCATCCACtaatggattcattcattcattcattaactctATTTAACTGCCTGCTATGTGTGGCGGAGATGCAGAACTCTCCCTATTTCACTCTCCAAAGGCAAGAGCTCCATCACACCCCAGCCCTGACCCCGTCCGATTCACACTTGGCTCCCCATTTTCCTTTGTGGTCTTAGGGAAAGGCTGCCATGAAGCTGGAGCACGGAGGGCAATGTCACATCGCAAGTTCCTAGAGGACAGTAGGTACCCAGTGAGCAGTAAGAAACAAGCGCATAATGCGTGTCTAGGACACAGTAGGCATTCTTGGCACACAGTAAAGCCTCAGCACTCACTGGACAACTGGCACATAAGTGGGTGCCATGCACAAGACGTTGGCTAACTTGGGAAGGAACTAAAATTCCTACAATAGGTTCGCCCCCTGCCGCAGGGCATCTTGCAGACCCAATTCTTCCGCAAAACAAACAGCCTGTTCCCGCCGGCCGGCGGAGGCACACTCACGATCGCGGGCAGGTCCGCCGAGCGCAGCTCCCCCTTGCGGAGCTCCAGGGCGCGTGCGGCTTCTTCTGGACATGCGCAGAACCACTCTATGTCCAGCTGAGGGAGTGCACTGTAGCCCTCGCGCGCATACTCGTACAGGAGGTTCCGGTTTCGTTTCTCTGTAGCGAAACTTCTCCTTGGACTGCCGTTGGAGATCCAGCCTCTATGGGGCCGGAGCCCCCGACGAGTCAGCAAAGGCCACAAGCGCCGCACCATGGACGCAGCCATTTTGGACCGGGGACAAGGCGGCACTTCGTCCCACCCACTCTGCGTTTAGAACAATTGCAAAGCAGCGATCCTGATCGCGACGAGCCAATCAGATCCTGAGGATGGTCGACCGAGATAGAGTCGGTCGTCACCCAATCGTCGTCTGTGTCCCGCCTCTTCAGTGACGCGTGGCAGAACCAGCCAATCCCTGCACGGATAGCACCCGGAAGAGGCTGGAGGCAGGATTCATCGTGTCCGCGACCTCACCGGTAGGGCCCGTGAGGTCGGTGGAATCCCGGGGTCCTCCAAATCTACCAGGCCCTCTCCCCAGTTTCCCACTTCTTGCTGTGTGCGGGCGAGAGTGGTTGGGTTCTCGGGAGCCCACTCAGAGCGAGGCTAAATTTACGGAGGCACTTTCTATTAGCAGCATGAGGGCCTTTGGTTAGACCTATAGAGGTATTTCTTTTGATTTAACCCAGAAGGTCCTGAGAGCGGATCGGCCAGCATTTGCAGATCGGCCACTTTTCCCTCCTTTCTGAATCTTTTATCCCTACCACAGGGACGGCCCAGGCGGCAGGATGTCCTGGTCTGGCCTTCTCCGTGGCCTCAACACGTCCCTAACTTGTGGTAAGTGGGGGACTCGGGCTTCAGGGACGAGGCTAGAGGAGGAGGGTTATTCGCTCTGGGACTTGTGTGCTTCCGTCGGAGCCCCGAGGGAAACGGGGGTGGAAAAACACGGTGGGGTTTTGGCGGAGCTCGGGCTGCTAGAGCAAGAGGTGGGAAGCAGCTGCATGGAGGGCTACTGCGTGTCAAGCGGAGTTTCggtcagttttattatttatttatttaagatctccctctgtcgcccaggctagagtgcagcggtgtgatcacagctcactgcagtcttgacctcctgggctcaagtggtcctcttgcctcagtcccccaagtagctgggaccacaggcctgcagAACCACAACCAgctaactttttgattttttgtagagacggaggtctccctgtgtcgcccagtcTGGccttaactcctgagctcaagtgatccctctacagcctcccaaagtgctagggttacatgcatgagccactgagcctatTATTTTAAACAGCACTAAAAGTAATGCTTcctggtcgggcgtggtggctcacgcctgtaatcccaccactttgggaggccgaggtcaggagttcgaggccagcctgaccaacatggtgaaacccccgtctctactaaaaatacaaaaactagccgagcgtggtggcgggtgcctatagtcccagctactcgggaagctgagacaggagaattgcttgaacccaggaggcagaggttaccgtgagctgagattgagtcactgatctccagcctgggcaacagagcgagacttcgtttcaaaaaaacaaaaagaaaggaatgctTCCTTGAATAATAAAGAAGAGTTTTGTCTGTAAATAACACTAGACGTGAACAAATGCATCCTTGTAAAGTGCTTGAAACAATGCCTAAGACACCAAAATTGAGTTGATACTACACTAAGATCTGTTCTCTGCCATAATAACCGCTTTCGgccctctccaggcccagctctggTTCCCCGGCTCTGGGCCACCTGCTCCATGGCTACCCTGAACCAGATGCACCGCCTGGGGCCTCCCAAGCGGCCGCCTCGGAAGCTGGGCCCCACGGAAGGCCGGCCGCAGCTAAAGGGTGTGGTCCTGTCCACGTTCACCCTCAAGCCCAAGAAGCCTAACTCGGCCAATCGCAAGTGTTGTCGAGTACGGCTCAGCACGGGCCGCGAGGCCGTCTGCTTCATCCCCGGGGAGGGTCACAATCTGCAGGAGCACCACGTTGTCCTTGTGGAGGGCGGCCGCACCCAGGACCTGCCGGGCGTCAAGCTCACCGTTGTGCGTGGCAAGTACGACTGTGGCCACGTGCAGAAGAAGAAGTGACAGCTGGGGCCATGGTGGGCTGGGCACCCCTGCAGAACATGAACCTTCCGCTCCCGGCTACCACAGGGTCCTCTGATGCTGGCCTTTGCGCCTCTAGAGGCAGCCACTCATGAATTCAAGTTCTGGCTCCGCCTCTTCCATCAGGACCACTGTTAAGCCATAGGAGTTGTGGGGGTACAAAGGGTGCCCCTCTGTCAACACCCTTGGCTCCTGTGTTTAGAGGGGTGGGATGAAGGACCTTTTCTGCTGGGACAAGACACTGTACTGCCCTCTGCTGGGAAGGGGTTTTAATAAACATCCTGGCCCTTGCGATGTGAACCCTTGTGGAGTATTTGCCCTCCTTGTGGCTGTGGCAACGGacatctctgagcttcagtttcctcctccagAAAATAATAGCTCCATCCATTGGTGGTATCTCCTTTATTTGGCTTGTTGAAGATTAAATTCGATGCTCTATGTGCATAACACGCATGGGAGGGCTActgttattttatcttattttttttagacaaagtcttgctctgttgcccagactggagtgcagtggcacagtctcagctcactgcaacctctgccctctgggttcaagtgattctcctgcctcagcctcccgagtagctgggattacaggtgcccgtcaccacgcctggctaatttttgtatttttagtagagacagggtttcaaccatgttggccaggctggtctcaaactcctgagctcaggtgatctgcccaccttggcctcccaaagtgctgggattacaggcgtgagccgccacgcccagcagAGGGCTACTCTATTTTAAGCTTAGGAGTCAGGTAGGTGGCACGGGGGGCCCAGGTCTCCTTCCTGTAGGTCATGGGTTCTAGGCACATAAACTCTGCCCTCAAGCATGGACATCTGGAAAATGGCAGTAATTGTAATGTTGATGTGGAAGGGGTGTAGAAAGGATTCAATGGGGTGTGCTGCTCCACACCTGGGAGctgtgcttttgtgtgtgtgtgtgtgtgtgtgtgtgtgtgtgtatagagagagagagacagagtctcactcttgtccaggctggagtatagtggtatgatcAAAGCttacttcagccttgacctcctgggctcaatgatcctcccgcctcagcctcctgagtagccaggaccacaggtgtgtgccaccagagCTGGCTAATTTTTCCGTTTTTTTAGAGTGGGAATCTGGCTTTGTTGCCTggcgaacatggcgaaaccctgtctctactaaaaatataaaaattacctgggcatggtggcatgtgcctgtaatcccagctactcaggaggctgaggcaggagactcacttgaacctgggaggtggaggttgccgtgagccaagatcagcaccactgcactgcagcctgggtgacagagtgagactctgtctcaacaaaagaaaaaaagatgtgggAACTGTTCATACCATTGGGCTCTGGAGCCCAGCACTGCTCCAAGCCCTGCCTCCCCTGCTTACTGActgggtgactttgggcaggtCGTTTACACTTTGAGCCTGCACCAAATGGCACTGATAAGGGTGCATGCCTGAGAGCTGTTAGGCGCATCATAGCTGTCTCATCATAGCTGTCTCCGAGTTCCTCATGGCGCTCAACACAGCCTCCTGAGGGTCTCCTGATTGTAAACATGAGGCCTCAAGGTCTTTTAGGATCAGAACTGGTGGCAGACAAGTGCACTGATTACAGATAAAAATTGCCCATCCCCTCATATTTAGCACCAGTTTTATTGAGCTAGTTTGTTGGCCATGCCTAGCTGAGAGATAGAGAAGTGGAGGGAGATGGGGGGACAGGAGAGCTTTTCCTCATGGCACACCTTGCTCCAGGAGTCTGTATACAGGAGTGTCGACAAAAGGAAGTGTTACCTTGCAGGAAGTTGCCCCTAAAGcaagggcaggaggtgggggtggggaacttGGCCTCTGATAGAATTCTGGAATTCTGATGAGAGGCACCAGCCTGACCCAAACAGGAGATGCTGACGGGCAGTGCTGGGCATGTTGCACAGAGGTGGCTGGTTACACAGCCCCATGGTGGGATCCCACAGTGCCGAGACCAGCTGGGtcgtggagaccctaacccagtggcgctagaggaattaaaaacacacacagaaatatagggtgtggagtgggaaatcggGGGGTCTCACAGCTTTCGGAGCTGAGAGCCTTGAACGGAGATTTACCTACAtgtttattaacagcaagccagtgataagcattgtttctatagattatagattaactaaaagcatTTCTTAcaggaaataaagggatgggctctggctagttatctgcagcaggagcatgtccttaaggcacagatcgctcatgctattgtttgtggttcagGAAcccctttaagcggttttcccccctgggtgggccaggtgttccttgccctcattctggtaaacccacaactTTCAGCGTTGGggtcatggccatcatgaacctgtcacagtgctgcagagattccGTTTATGACCAGATCTGGGAGACTGTTCCCAACACCAGAGATTCCCCAAGCAGCGGATGATCCTGTTGGTCTCAAGGACAGACTGCCTCAGCGGACCTCTGCTCCCTGCCAGTGACCATTACCCCCAAAACATGCCGGCAAGTCTCTGCTCCCTGCCTCGGCGGCCTTCCCCCTCGTACAAAGCCTGGGTTAGCCTTTGTTTTGTGACTGAGTCTACTGAGATCCTTGCAGGAGAAGACAGTTTGCAGGCAAATGAACTAAATGTCTCTTTCCTGACACCCCCCtcctggggggctgaggaagcTGTGAACAGCCTGGTTTGTCACACAGCATGTTGGCCGCCACGCTGAAGCAGCAGCAAGCGGGTTCGTGGAAGGTGTACTGAGAACCGGCCACATGGGACCCCCTACTGTGCCTGGGTATCCTCTGGCTTCTGGCTGCAAggctggtgttttttttttttttttttctttgatatagggtcttgctttttcgcccaggttggagtgcagtggtgaaatcacggctcactgcagcctcaacctcctggactcaggcaatcctcccacccaagcctcccgagtagctgggactacaggcggcaccaccatgcttggcgaattttgtaaaaattatttgtggagacagggcctcactatgttgcccaggctggtcttg comes from Macaca fascicularis isolate 582-1 chromosome 19, T2T-MFA8v1.1 and encodes:
- the MRPS12 gene encoding small ribosomal subunit protein uS12m → MSWSGLLRGLNTSLTCGPALVPRLWATCSMATLNQMHRLGPPKRPPRKLGPTEGRPQLKGVVLSTFTLKPKKPNSANRKCCRVRLSTGREAVCFIPGEGHNLQEHHVVLVEGGRTQDLPGVKLTVVRGKYDCGHVQKKK